One window from the genome of Amycolatopsis sp. NBC_01480 encodes:
- a CDS encoding aldehyde dehydrogenase family protein yields the protein MKTLQNLIDGQWADSRGEIFLDLVNPATEEVIARHPAGSPEDVETAVAAAIAAQPAWAATPVAERAQRITAWADAVAAHADELVELECREMGKPLGIGRTFLDGAVAGLRAAAEEALSYDFERTVVRPDGARTRILRHPLGATAVITPWNFPVTAVLAAIGPLLASGNTVVVKPSERGPLSVVRLLELADMAPGVVNLVLGDARAGTPLAEHEQIRLVHFTGSVATGKRVGAAAGLRLHRAVLELGGKDPVVVDAGVDPVATARAVAFGAFINTGQICTSMERVYVHCDVAEPFVEALVAAAEGFTVGNGLDDGVMLGPLVDRRQRDLVARHVEDAVHKGAKVRTGGGVPEGKGFFYPPTVLTDVDDSMLVMTEETFGPIAPVVVVDSFEEGLERAARSKYGLAATVYTADPDHIDASARIPAGVTWINQWQGGGPERLYEPAGDSGMGATGARAAFDAATRPASMHIPAATA from the coding sequence ATGAAGACCTTGCAGAACCTGATCGACGGCCAGTGGGCGGACTCGCGCGGCGAGATCTTCCTGGACCTGGTGAACCCGGCGACCGAAGAGGTCATCGCCCGGCATCCCGCGGGCTCGCCTGAAGACGTCGAAACCGCGGTGGCCGCGGCGATCGCGGCGCAGCCCGCCTGGGCGGCGACGCCGGTGGCCGAACGGGCCCAGCGGATCACCGCCTGGGCCGACGCCGTCGCCGCGCACGCCGACGAGCTGGTGGAGCTCGAATGCCGCGAGATGGGCAAACCACTGGGCATCGGGCGGACCTTCCTCGACGGCGCGGTCGCCGGCCTGCGCGCAGCCGCCGAGGAAGCGCTTTCCTACGACTTCGAGCGGACCGTCGTCCGGCCCGACGGCGCCCGGACGCGGATCCTGCGTCACCCGCTGGGCGCCACCGCGGTCATCACGCCGTGGAACTTCCCCGTGACGGCCGTCCTCGCGGCCATAGGGCCGCTGCTGGCCTCTGGGAACACGGTGGTCGTCAAGCCGTCCGAGCGCGGGCCGTTGTCGGTCGTGCGCCTGCTCGAGCTGGCCGACATGGCGCCGGGCGTGGTGAACCTGGTGCTCGGCGACGCCCGGGCCGGGACCCCGCTGGCCGAGCACGAGCAGATCCGGCTGGTGCACTTCACCGGCTCGGTCGCCACCGGCAAGCGCGTGGGCGCGGCGGCAGGACTGCGGCTGCACCGCGCGGTCCTCGAGCTGGGCGGCAAGGACCCGGTCGTGGTCGACGCCGGCGTCGACCCGGTCGCCACGGCCCGCGCCGTCGCCTTCGGCGCGTTCATCAACACCGGGCAGATCTGCACCTCCATGGAACGCGTCTACGTGCACTGCGACGTCGCCGAACCGTTCGTCGAGGCGCTCGTCGCCGCGGCCGAAGGCTTCACGGTCGGCAACGGCCTGGACGACGGCGTCATGCTCGGCCCACTGGTCGACCGCCGGCAGCGGGACCTCGTCGCCCGCCACGTCGAGGACGCTGTGCATAAGGGCGCGAAGGTCCGCACCGGCGGCGGCGTCCCCGAGGGGAAGGGCTTCTTCTACCCGCCCACCGTGCTCACCGACGTGGACGACTCGATGCTGGTCATGACCGAGGAGACATTCGGGCCGATCGCCCCGGTCGTCGTCGTGGACTCTTTCGAGGAAGGACTCGAGCGAGCCGCCCGGTCGAAGTACGGGCTCGCGGCCACGGTCTACACCGCGGATCCGGACCACATCGACGCCTCCGCCCGCATCCCGGCCGGCGTCACGTGGATCAACCAGTGGCAAGGCGGCGGCCCCGAGCGGCTGTACGAGCCCGCCGGCGACAGCGGCATGGGCGCCACCGGGGCGCGCGCCGCCTTCGACGCTGCCACCCGGCCGGCGTCGATGCACATCCCGGCGGCGACAGCGTGA
- a CDS encoding NADP-dependent oxidoreductase — MQHQSHPPATGRSRAVRLDSFGGPEVLDVREVPAPQAGPGQLRVRVTAAGLNPMDWIMTADADTAARFGLSLPAGFGTDYAGVVDQVGAGVTGFAPGDRVFGGALSRAVADFVVVDAAGSTAANEAHRTPDGVDDRTAATLSIAGRTAAAALAVINPGPDDTVLLGGAAGGVGVFAVQLARLAGARVIGTGSPASADFLRDLGAEPVAYGDGLADRVRALGGVTAAADLHGTETVHAARELGIPDARICTIATQIDGVAAANGASAPLGALEEIAGLVASGRLRVPIAASFPIEQIRPAAELQASRRVHGKVVIEGLVSV, encoded by the coding sequence ATGCAGCACCAGAGTCATCCCCCGGCGACGGGCCGGAGCAGGGCGGTCCGGCTGGATTCCTTCGGCGGCCCCGAAGTCCTGGACGTCCGCGAGGTACCCGCGCCGCAGGCCGGCCCGGGGCAGCTCCGCGTGCGGGTCACCGCCGCCGGGCTGAACCCGATGGACTGGATCATGACCGCCGACGCGGACACCGCGGCCCGCTTCGGCCTGAGCCTGCCGGCCGGGTTCGGCACCGACTACGCGGGAGTGGTCGACCAGGTCGGCGCCGGAGTGACTGGGTTCGCCCCCGGCGACCGGGTGTTCGGCGGCGCCCTGTCCCGTGCGGTCGCCGACTTCGTGGTGGTGGACGCCGCCGGGAGCACCGCGGCGAACGAGGCGCACCGAACTCCCGACGGCGTCGACGACCGCACCGCCGCCACCCTCTCGATCGCGGGCCGCACCGCGGCCGCCGCCCTCGCCGTGATCAACCCCGGCCCGGACGACACGGTGCTGCTCGGCGGAGCGGCGGGCGGGGTCGGGGTGTTCGCGGTCCAGCTGGCCCGGCTCGCCGGAGCACGCGTGATCGGCACGGGATCACCGGCATCGGCCGATTTCCTGCGCGATCTCGGGGCCGAGCCGGTTGCCTACGGCGACGGCCTGGCCGACCGGGTCCGGGCCCTCGGCGGGGTCACCGCCGCCGCCGACCTGCACGGGACCGAGACAGTGCACGCCGCAAGGGAACTCGGCATTCCGGACGCCCGCATCTGCACTATCGCCACGCAAATAGACGGAGTGGCGGCGGCCAACGGCGCGAGCGCCCCGCTCGGCGCCCTGGAGGAGATCGCCGGCTTGGTCGCGTCGGGCCGTCTGCGGGTGCCGATCGCGGCGAGCTTCCCGATCGAGCAGATCCGCCCTGCGGCCGAGCTTCAGGCCAGCCGACGCGTGCATGGCAAAGTCGTCATCGAAGGGCTCGTGAGTGTTTAG
- a CDS encoding succinic semialdehyde dehydrogenase, with translation MTVTPLGLTRPASATDAFLRQLVTRVPGSSGATWPLTEVYTGDVLVELPQSTPDDIKQAFTVAREAQRKWAATPVKERLAVFKRAHALFVDNARTVADLIQVESGKNRRMAIEESCDPPMVMSHYLRRAAKLLAPVKRGGPVPLLTTSTEIRQPKGVVGIIAPWNFPFATGISDAVPALMAGNAVVLKPDNKTALSPLYGIRMLEEAGLPEGLFQVVCGEGPDVGPTLIDHADYVMFTGSTATGKVIGEQAGRNLIGCCLELGGKNPMIVLEDANLAEAVSGAVFGAFGNTGQICMHVERIYLPESRYDEFKDAYVAKARALDVRAAYDFGPEMGSLVSPDHLRRVQSHVDDAVAKGATVLCGGKPRPDLGPAFFEPTILEGVTKDMLCGVTETFGPVVALYKYGTVDEAVALANDTDYGLNASVWGGDVAAARAVAARIESGNVNINDILATAYAAKGTPSGGVKNSGVGARHGDQGLLKYTDVKNMAVLKKQVMSPRPGQAYEKYVEGMLSALKMMRRLRIR, from the coding sequence ATGACCGTGACCCCGCTAGGGCTGACCCGCCCGGCCTCGGCCACCGACGCGTTCCTGCGGCAGCTCGTCACCCGGGTGCCCGGCTCGTCCGGCGCGACCTGGCCGCTCACCGAGGTCTACACCGGCGACGTGCTGGTCGAGCTGCCGCAGTCGACCCCGGACGACATCAAGCAGGCGTTCACCGTCGCGCGGGAGGCGCAACGGAAGTGGGCCGCCACCCCGGTCAAGGAGCGGCTGGCCGTGTTCAAGCGGGCGCACGCGCTGTTCGTGGACAACGCGCGGACCGTCGCCGATCTCATCCAGGTCGAGAGCGGCAAGAACCGGCGGATGGCGATCGAGGAGAGCTGCGATCCGCCGATGGTGATGAGCCACTACCTGCGCCGCGCCGCCAAACTGCTGGCGCCGGTGAAGCGCGGCGGGCCGGTGCCGCTGCTGACGACCTCGACCGAGATCCGGCAGCCCAAGGGGGTCGTCGGCATCATCGCGCCGTGGAACTTCCCGTTCGCCACCGGCATTTCCGACGCCGTGCCGGCACTGATGGCGGGCAACGCGGTGGTGCTGAAGCCGGACAACAAGACCGCGCTCTCGCCGTTGTACGGCATCCGGATGCTGGAGGAGGCCGGCCTGCCCGAAGGCCTGTTCCAGGTGGTCTGCGGCGAGGGCCCGGACGTCGGGCCGACACTGATCGACCACGCCGACTACGTGATGTTCACCGGCTCCACGGCCACCGGGAAGGTGATCGGCGAGCAGGCCGGGCGGAACCTGATCGGCTGCTGCCTGGAGCTCGGCGGCAAGAACCCGATGATCGTGCTGGAGGACGCGAACCTGGCCGAGGCCGTGTCCGGCGCCGTCTTCGGGGCGTTCGGCAACACCGGGCAGATCTGCATGCACGTGGAGCGGATCTACCTGCCGGAGTCCCGTTACGACGAGTTCAAGGACGCGTACGTGGCCAAGGCCCGCGCGCTCGACGTCCGGGCCGCGTACGATTTCGGCCCGGAGATGGGCTCGCTGGTCTCGCCTGACCATCTGCGCCGCGTCCAGTCGCATGTGGACGATGCGGTGGCCAAGGGCGCCACCGTACTGTGCGGCGGAAAGCCGCGGCCGGACCTGGGCCCGGCGTTCTTCGAGCCGACGATCCTCGAGGGCGTCACGAAGGACATGCTCTGCGGCGTCACCGAAACCTTCGGCCCGGTGGTGGCGCTGTACAAGTACGGCACGGTCGACGAGGCCGTCGCACTGGCCAACGACACCGACTACGGCCTCAACGCCTCGGTCTGGGGCGGGGATGTCGCCGCCGCGCGCGCCGTGGCCGCCCGCATCGAGTCCGGCAACGTGAACATCAACGACATCCTCGCCACCGCGTACGCCGCGAAGGGAACCCCGTCCGGCGGCGTGAAGAACTCCGGCGTCGGCGCCCGCCACGGCGATCAGGGCCTGCTCAAGTACACCGACGTGAAAAACATGGCGGTGCTCAAGAAGCAGGTGATGAGCCCCCGTCCCGGGCAGGCTTACGAGAAGTACGTCGAAGGCATGCTCTCGGCCCTGAAGATGATGCGCCGGTTACGCATCCGGTAG
- a CDS encoding ricin-type beta-trefoil lectin domain protein — MPRHGSLIRSWGHGILATVVVAAATFVATPAAQAASNVVTDGHARFEVLTPTLIRLEYAGDDQFQDGATFTALTRNLPVPAFTTDVANGVREIHTVGVTVRYRQGSGPFTAANTSVQLAGTNVTGAPAFPSYCAFGTACQAENGLLGGTASTAYDHQGYSGSGFLAGFTSTGSSLTEQVSAIPATGTYQLAVRYANAAGGDGQTTTRTLATTVDGAPGPTLTLPPTGSWDTWSTVSAAISLGAGTHSVRIAQDQGASGNVNLDSVAVTSTGAAFPGADETLLSTGYGAGPKNVLGGWDRSLDNPEAVPTPEHPGILDRDGWYLLDDTRTALLNADRSITDRPAHGAQPYQDGYLFGYGQDYKQGLADLNALSGGADLLPQSAYGVWYSRYFAYTTADYQNTLLPAFRSTFTPIDWLVVDTDWKSPSQWNGWNWNPALFPDPQAFLDWTKLQGLSVSLNIHPSIAGDDQKFAAANAQAGGLLDNGGNTYSWDWTNPAHLKSYLGVQDSFEQQGVREWWLDYCTGCGASRAGDPHVGADNFINQAYADDARARGLRGFSFARAGGAEQGGIHSSYPSGPWSERRNTVQFTGDTPATWDMLAFEARFTPDEGAAGLVNVSHDIGSFHGGHLPDDLYARWVQLGTFQPVDRLHSDHGDRLPWNYNGDAAASAERFLRLRESLVPYTYTLARQANATGVPITQPLYLDYPAQNDAYTHPQEYLYGGNVLVAPITSAGGSVSAWIPPGTWTDYFTGTTYTGPSTTTITAPLTSMPVLVKSGGILPTRTDYTQNQQQPLTQLTLSVSAGANGNFSLYQDSGEGTGPSATTPVTWNDAGRALTVGATAGTYPGAATARAYTLRLSNTVAPTAVSVDGTQLPETAWAYNADSRTVTVNTASLPVGSAHTVTLTGSAAGNPPSGEVLGSGGECLAVRGGTSADNQPIELQACDHSAGQLVTPPAAGAVKMLGKCLDAANGGTAAGTPVQLYTCNTTGSQSWKLRANGTLVNPQSGRCLNVPAGGTAQLADCSTAATQVWRFPPAQISGPGGQCADVADADPASATAVQLYRCNTSDAQRWSAPGDGTLRALGKCLDVNNGLTADNTPVQLWDCNTSGAQTWVTQADGSLLNPQSGRCLDDPNNAGTAGDRLQIHDCNQTAAQQFHLGKDS, encoded by the coding sequence GTGCCGCGACACGGTTCGCTCATCCGCTCGTGGGGTCACGGGATCCTGGCCACCGTTGTCGTGGCGGCCGCGACGTTCGTCGCCACCCCGGCCGCCCAGGCCGCGTCGAACGTGGTCACCGACGGGCACGCCCGGTTCGAGGTGCTGACCCCGACGCTGATCCGGCTGGAGTACGCCGGCGACGACCAGTTCCAGGACGGAGCCACCTTCACCGCGCTTACCCGGAACCTGCCGGTGCCCGCGTTCACCACGGACGTCGCGAACGGCGTGCGCGAGATCCACACCGTCGGGGTGACCGTGCGCTACCGGCAGGGCAGCGGCCCGTTCACCGCGGCCAACACCTCGGTCCAGCTCGCGGGCACGAACGTCACCGGGGCACCGGCTTTCCCGTCGTACTGCGCTTTCGGCACCGCCTGCCAGGCGGAGAACGGCCTGCTCGGCGGCACGGCCTCCACCGCGTACGACCATCAGGGCTATTCCGGCTCGGGTTTCCTCGCCGGGTTCACCTCCACCGGCTCGAGCCTGACCGAGCAGGTGTCGGCGATCCCGGCAACGGGCACCTACCAGCTGGCGGTGCGGTACGCCAACGCGGCCGGCGGTGACGGCCAGACCACAACCCGGACGCTGGCGACCACTGTGGACGGGGCGCCCGGACCCACGCTCACCTTGCCGCCCACCGGTTCCTGGGACACCTGGTCGACGGTCTCGGCCGCGATCAGCCTCGGCGCGGGCACCCACTCGGTGCGGATCGCGCAGGATCAAGGCGCCTCCGGCAACGTCAACCTCGACAGCGTCGCGGTGACCTCCACCGGCGCGGCCTTCCCCGGCGCGGACGAGACGCTGCTGAGCACCGGGTACGGCGCGGGACCGAAGAACGTGCTGGGCGGCTGGGACCGATCGCTGGACAATCCCGAGGCCGTGCCCACGCCGGAGCACCCGGGCATCCTGGACCGCGACGGCTGGTACCTGCTCGACGACACCCGGACCGCGCTGCTGAACGCCGACCGGTCGATCACCGACCGCCCGGCCCACGGCGCCCAGCCGTATCAGGACGGTTACCTGTTCGGCTACGGCCAGGACTACAAGCAGGGCCTCGCCGACCTCAACGCGCTCAGCGGCGGCGCCGACCTGCTTCCCCAGTCCGCGTACGGGGTCTGGTACTCCCGGTACTTCGCCTACACCACCGCCGATTACCAGAACACCCTGCTGCCGGCGTTCCGCTCCACCTTCACGCCGATCGACTGGCTCGTGGTCGACACGGACTGGAAGTCGCCGTCGCAGTGGAACGGCTGGAACTGGAACCCCGCGCTGTTCCCCGACCCGCAGGCCTTCCTGGACTGGACCAAGCTGCAGGGCCTTTCGGTGTCCTTGAACATCCACCCGTCCATCGCGGGCGACGACCAGAAGTTCGCCGCCGCCAACGCCCAGGCCGGCGGGCTGCTGGACAACGGCGGGAACACCTACAGCTGGGACTGGACCAATCCCGCGCACCTCAAGTCGTACCTCGGTGTGCAGGATTCCTTTGAGCAGCAAGGGGTTCGTGAGTGGTGGCTGGACTACTGCACGGGTTGCGGCGCGTCGCGGGCCGGTGATCCCCACGTCGGGGCGGACAACTTCATCAACCAGGCGTACGCCGACGACGCCAGGGCGCGCGGCCTGCGCGGGTTCTCCTTCGCCCGGGCCGGCGGCGCCGAGCAGGGCGGCATCCACAGCTCGTACCCCAGCGGCCCGTGGTCGGAACGGCGCAACACCGTGCAGTTCACCGGGGACACGCCGGCCACCTGGGACATGCTCGCGTTCGAGGCGCGGTTCACCCCGGACGAGGGTGCGGCCGGGCTGGTCAACGTCAGCCACGACATCGGCAGCTTCCACGGCGGCCACCTGCCCGACGACCTGTACGCGCGCTGGGTGCAGCTGGGCACGTTCCAGCCGGTCGACCGCCTGCACTCCGACCACGGCGACCGGCTGCCGTGGAACTACAACGGCGACGCCGCGGCGAGCGCCGAGCGATTCCTGCGGCTGCGCGAATCGCTGGTGCCCTACACCTACACGCTGGCCCGGCAGGCGAATGCCACCGGAGTCCCGATCACCCAGCCGCTCTACCTTGACTACCCGGCGCAGAACGACGCCTACACCCACCCGCAGGAATACCTGTACGGCGGCAACGTCCTGGTCGCGCCGATCACGTCCGCCGGCGGCTCGGTGAGCGCCTGGATCCCGCCGGGCACCTGGACCGACTACTTCACCGGCACGACTTACACCGGCCCCTCGACCACGACGATCACGGCGCCGTTGACCAGCATGCCGGTGCTGGTGAAGTCCGGCGGAATCCTGCCGACCCGCACCGACTACACGCAGAACCAGCAGCAGCCGCTGACCCAGCTCACGCTCTCCGTCTCGGCGGGCGCCAACGGGAACTTCTCGCTGTACCAGGATTCCGGCGAAGGCACGGGCCCATCCGCCACCACACCGGTCACTTGGAACGACGCCGGCCGGGCACTCACCGTCGGGGCCACGGCCGGCACCTATCCGGGCGCCGCGACCGCCCGCGCGTACACCTTGCGGCTGAGCAATACCGTTGCGCCGACGGCGGTTTCGGTGGACGGCACTCAGCTGCCGGAGACGGCGTGGGCCTACAACGCCGACTCCCGCACGGTCACCGTCAACACGGCGAGCCTGCCGGTCGGCAGCGCGCACACCGTGACCCTGACGGGCAGCGCGGCGGGCAACCCGCCGTCGGGTGAAGTCCTGGGCTCGGGCGGCGAATGCTTGGCCGTGCGCGGCGGGACCTCCGCGGACAACCAGCCGATCGAGCTGCAGGCCTGTGACCATTCCGCGGGCCAGCTCGTCACCCCGCCGGCCGCCGGTGCGGTCAAGATGCTCGGGAAGTGCCTGGACGCGGCCAACGGCGGCACTGCCGCCGGCACCCCGGTCCAGCTCTACACCTGCAACACCACCGGTTCGCAGTCCTGGAAACTCCGGGCGAACGGCACGCTGGTGAACCCGCAGTCCGGCCGCTGCCTGAACGTTCCCGCCGGTGGCACGGCCCAGCTCGCCGACTGCTCGACCGCGGCCACCCAGGTCTGGCGGTTCCCGCCGGCGCAGATCAGCGGCCCGGGCGGGCAGTGCGCGGATGTCGCCGACGCGGACCCGGCGTCGGCCACCGCGGTGCAGCTCTACCGGTGCAACACCAGTGACGCCCAACGCTGGTCCGCGCCCGGCGACGGCACTCTGCGGGCGCTGGGCAAATGCCTGGACGTGAACAACGGACTCACCGCCGACAACACCCCGGTGCAGCTCTGGGACTGCAACACCTCCGGCGCGCAGACCTGGGTCACGCAGGCGGACGGCTCACTGCTCAACCCCCAGTCCGGCCGCTGCCTCGACGATCCGAACAACGCCGGTACCGCGGGCGACCGGCTGCAGATCCACGACTGCAACCAGACCGCGGCTCAGCAGTTCCACCTGGGCAAGGACTCGTGA
- a CDS encoding GMC family oxidoreductase: protein MAKRPVRGDQADYVVVGSGSSGAAIAGRLAEAGASVIVLEAGKSDEQLLVRKPGMSAPMHAVPQLKRTVDWGYYSVPQKHVLDRRLPVPRGKVVGGSSSVNGMVYVRGNRANYDSWAAEGNSGWDADSVNAAYKRMEDFEDGENAFRGKGGPIRITRAKTPQEGSLQFLEATADTIGCKILDDYNAESQEGVSRMQQNAADGLRYSASRGYVHHLAPRTLELQTRVLAKKVVIENGRATGVEVVDASGGTRIVRAAKEVIVSAGFVGSPQLLMLSGIGRAEHLKEHGIDVVADLPVGDNLHDHMFHALTFHVSSSRNKGTAPYFARGLAKELIRPGSTFMANSVFEAVAFLRTSQANAVPDLQLHVLPWAYVSPNQDAPIRHAVDKRPALTVMATLIYPKSRGTVRLASADPTAAPLIDFQYLSDPADLEVLGEGSEMVREIFASKAFKGAVKEEIHPGTGLRGQELRDAILNRATSVYHGVGTCRMGVDELAVVDPALKVRGVEGLRVCDASIMPSITGGNTNAPAIMIGEAGAQLVLAGK, encoded by the coding sequence ATGGCGAAGAGGCCGGTGCGCGGCGACCAGGCGGACTATGTGGTCGTCGGGTCGGGCAGCTCGGGCGCGGCGATCGCGGGACGTCTGGCTGAGGCCGGGGCCAGCGTAATCGTGCTCGAAGCCGGGAAGAGCGATGAGCAGCTGCTGGTCCGGAAGCCGGGCATGTCGGCCCCGATGCACGCGGTGCCCCAGCTCAAGCGGACGGTCGACTGGGGCTACTACTCGGTGCCACAGAAACACGTTCTCGATCGGCGGTTGCCGGTGCCGCGGGGCAAGGTTGTCGGCGGGTCCAGTTCGGTGAACGGGATGGTCTATGTCCGCGGGAACCGCGCGAACTACGACTCGTGGGCGGCCGAGGGCAACTCGGGTTGGGACGCCGACAGCGTCAACGCCGCGTACAAGCGCATGGAGGACTTCGAAGACGGCGAAAACGCCTTCCGCGGCAAGGGCGGGCCGATCCGGATCACCCGCGCGAAGACCCCGCAGGAAGGCTCCCTGCAGTTCCTCGAAGCCACCGCCGACACGATCGGCTGCAAGATCCTCGACGACTACAACGCCGAGTCCCAAGAGGGCGTTAGCCGGATGCAGCAGAACGCCGCCGACGGCCTGCGGTACAGCGCCTCGCGCGGCTACGTGCACCACCTCGCACCGCGGACGCTCGAACTGCAAACCCGCGTGCTGGCCAAAAAAGTGGTCATCGAGAACGGCCGCGCGACCGGCGTCGAGGTCGTCGACGCGAGTGGTGGCACGCGAATCGTCCGCGCCGCCAAGGAAGTCATCGTCTCCGCCGGATTCGTCGGGTCCCCGCAGCTGCTGATGCTGTCGGGCATCGGCCGCGCCGAGCACCTCAAGGAACACGGCATCGACGTGGTCGCGGACCTGCCGGTCGGCGACAACCTGCACGACCACATGTTCCACGCGCTGACGTTCCACGTCTCGTCCAGCCGGAACAAGGGCACCGCCCCGTACTTCGCGCGCGGCCTGGCGAAGGAGCTGATCCGGCCCGGCAGCACGTTCATGGCGAATTCGGTCTTCGAAGCCGTCGCGTTCCTGCGGACCTCCCAGGCGAACGCGGTTCCGGACCTCCAGCTGCACGTCCTGCCGTGGGCGTACGTCTCGCCCAACCAGGACGCGCCGATCCGCCACGCCGTCGACAAGCGCCCGGCGCTGACGGTGATGGCGACGCTGATCTATCCGAAGAGCCGCGGCACGGTGCGGCTCGCCTCGGCCGACCCGACGGCGGCGCCGCTGATCGACTTCCAGTACCTGTCCGACCCGGCCGACCTCGAGGTGCTCGGCGAGGGTTCGGAAATGGTGCGCGAAATCTTCGCGTCGAAGGCGTTCAAGGGCGCGGTCAAGGAGGAGATCCACCCGGGCACCGGGCTGCGGGGCCAGGAGCTGCGCGACGCGATCCTGAACCGGGCGACGTCGGTATACCACGGCGTCGGCACCTGCCGGATGGGCGTGGACGAGCTGGCGGTGGTCGATCCCGCGCTCAAGGTCCGCGGGGTCGAGGGCCTGCGGGTCTGCGACGCCTCGATCATGCCGTCGATCACCGGTGGCAACACCAACGCCCCCGCCATCATGATCGGCGAGGCGGGCGCGCAGCTCGTCCTCGCGGGGAAGTGA
- a CDS encoding TetR/AcrR family transcriptional regulator, protein MTEAEQRAPRADATRNRDQLLAVATRMFVSADAEPSLRAIAREAGVGIATLYRHFPTRESLVDAVYRDQVARLTTGARELLGELPPAGAMRRWMDLFGDWIATKNGMLDTLLAMIESGEIAHAETRTELLAAITTILDAGDAAGDLRSDVPADDIASALIGIFTVAPRPGHEAKAGRLLNLLMDSLRRA, encoded by the coding sequence TTGACTGAGGCGGAGCAGCGCGCGCCACGGGCGGACGCGACCCGCAATCGCGACCAGTTGCTCGCGGTGGCGACCCGCATGTTCGTGTCGGCGGACGCCGAGCCGTCGCTGCGCGCGATCGCCCGCGAGGCCGGAGTCGGCATCGCCACGCTCTACCGGCACTTCCCGACGCGCGAGTCGCTGGTCGACGCGGTCTACCGGGATCAGGTCGCCCGGTTGACGACCGGCGCCCGCGAACTGCTCGGCGAACTGCCCCCGGCCGGGGCGATGCGGCGCTGGATGGACCTGTTCGGCGACTGGATCGCCACCAAGAACGGCATGCTCGACACGCTGCTCGCGATGATCGAGTCGGGCGAGATCGCCCATGCCGAGACCCGGACCGAGCTGCTGGCCGCCATCACCACGATCCTCGACGCCGGCGACGCGGCGGGCGACCTCCGCTCCGACGTCCCCGCCGACGACATCGCCTCCGCCCTCATCGGCATCTTCACTGTGGCCCCCCGGCCCGGACATGAAGCCAAAGCCGGCCGCCTGCTGAACCTCCTGATGGACAGCCTCCGGCGCGCCTGA